In Streptomyces nojiriensis, one genomic interval encodes:
- a CDS encoding geranylgeranyl reductase family protein, with translation MWDVVVVGAGPAGSSAAYAAATAGRRVLLLEKAELPRYKTCGGGIIGPSRDALPPGFVLPLKDRIHAVTFSMDGKLTRTRRSKHMLFGLINRPEFDAGLVAEAEKAGATVRTGTAVARVEQHGAAVPDRRTVAVVLADGETVLARAVVGADGSASRIGAHVGVEMDQVDLGLEAEIPVPETVAEDWKGRVLIDWGPLPGSYGWVFPKGDTLTVGVISAKGEGAATKRYLDDFIARLGLAGFEPAVSSGHLTRCRKPDSPLSRGRVLVAGDAAGLLEPWTREGISFALRSGRLAGEWAVKISEAQDAVDARRQALNYAFAVKAGLGVEMGVGKRMLNLFEVRPRMLHAAITGFGPAWRAFARITRGSTTLAELVRTYPLARKALHMMDARQAAARSGSGSKG, from the coding sequence GTGTGGGACGTGGTCGTGGTCGGGGCGGGACCTGCCGGGTCCTCCGCCGCGTACGCGGCGGCGACGGCCGGGCGGCGCGTCCTGCTGCTGGAGAAGGCCGAGCTGCCCCGCTACAAGACCTGCGGCGGCGGCATCATCGGCCCCTCGCGCGACGCCCTGCCCCCGGGCTTCGTGCTGCCCCTCAAGGACCGCATCCACGCGGTCACCTTCTCGATGGACGGGAAGCTGACCCGCACCCGGCGCTCGAAGCACATGCTGTTCGGGCTCATCAACCGCCCGGAGTTCGACGCCGGCCTGGTCGCCGAGGCGGAGAAGGCCGGCGCCACCGTCCGTACGGGTACGGCCGTGGCCCGCGTCGAACAGCACGGGGCGGCCGTTCCCGACCGGCGCACCGTCGCCGTGGTGCTCGCCGACGGGGAGACCGTGCTGGCCCGCGCGGTGGTCGGCGCGGACGGCAGCGCGAGCCGGATCGGCGCGCACGTCGGGGTGGAGATGGACCAGGTGGACCTGGGCCTGGAGGCGGAGATCCCCGTCCCCGAGACGGTGGCCGAGGACTGGAAGGGGCGGGTGCTGATCGACTGGGGCCCGCTGCCCGGCAGTTACGGCTGGGTCTTCCCCAAGGGCGACACCCTGACCGTCGGGGTCATCTCGGCCAAGGGCGAGGGCGCCGCGACCAAGCGCTACCTGGACGATTTCATCGCCCGGCTCGGACTCGCCGGCTTCGAACCGGCCGTCTCCTCCGGGCACCTGACCCGCTGCCGCAAGCCCGATTCGCCGCTCTCGCGCGGCCGGGTGCTGGTGGCGGGCGACGCGGCCGGACTGCTGGAGCCGTGGACCAGGGAGGGCATCTCCTTCGCGCTGCGCTCCGGGCGGCTGGCGGGGGAGTGGGCGGTGAAGATCTCCGAGGCGCAGGACGCCGTGGACGCGCGCCGCCAGGCCCTCAACTACGCCTTCGCGGTGAAGGCCGGACTGGGCGTGGAGATGGGGGTCGGCAAGCGGATGCTGAACCTCTTCGAGGTCCGGCCGCGGATGCTGCACGCGGCGATCACCGGCTTCGGTCCGGCGTGGCGGGCGTTCGCCCGGATCACGCGGGGCTCGACGACGCTGGCCGAGCTGGTGCGTACGTACCCGCTGGCCCGCAAGGCGCTGCACATGATGGACGCCCGGCAGGCGGCGGCCCGCAGCGGCAGCGGCAGCAAGGGTTAG
- a CDS encoding DUF6986 family protein, giving the protein MGQQEKVATSLAGAVSEGISASLAPVDAELARHYPGDPGTRQPIHTVYVPGDVFAADTIRSWGDQALAALDEHAPDAATFAKVLGISDELAAPVYDRVRAKLLSEPIEDLRVDFEDGFGVRSGEEEDQAAARAARLVSEAFSNGTNAPYMGIRMKCMESNVRDRGIRTTDIFLSGLLEHGGLPEGLVLTLPKVTYAEQVSAFVKLLEAFETTRGLRPGRIGFEIQIETSQSIVASDGTATVARMIEASRGRATGLHYGTFDYSACVGVSAAYQSSDHPAADHAKAIMQVAAAGTGVRVSDGSTNVLPIGTTEHVHEAWKLHYGLTRRALARAYYQGWDMHPAHLPTRYAAVFTFYREGLEAAAARLKAYVAKIEGDVMDEPATAKALAGYLVRGLDCGAVGTDEVTALTGLTRAELDAFAIPRRSATLTAN; this is encoded by the coding sequence ATGGGTCAGCAGGAGAAGGTGGCGACGAGCCTCGCAGGCGCGGTCAGCGAGGGCATCAGTGCCTCCCTCGCGCCGGTGGACGCGGAACTCGCGCGCCACTACCCGGGCGACCCCGGCACCCGGCAGCCCATCCACACGGTCTACGTCCCCGGCGACGTCTTCGCCGCGGACACCATCCGCTCCTGGGGCGACCAGGCCCTCGCCGCCCTCGACGAGCACGCCCCGGACGCCGCCACCTTCGCCAAGGTGCTCGGCATCTCCGACGAACTGGCCGCACCCGTGTACGACCGCGTCCGCGCCAAGCTGCTCAGCGAGCCCATCGAGGACCTCCGCGTCGACTTCGAGGACGGCTTCGGCGTCCGCTCCGGCGAGGAGGAGGACCAGGCCGCGGCCCGCGCCGCCCGCCTCGTCTCGGAGGCCTTCTCCAACGGCACCAACGCCCCGTACATGGGCATCCGCATGAAGTGCATGGAGTCCAACGTCCGGGACCGCGGCATCCGCACCACGGACATCTTCCTCTCCGGCCTGCTGGAGCACGGCGGCCTGCCCGAGGGCCTCGTCCTGACCCTGCCGAAGGTCACCTACGCCGAGCAGGTCAGCGCCTTCGTCAAGCTGCTGGAGGCCTTCGAGACCACCCGCGGCCTGCGCCCGGGCCGGATCGGCTTCGAGATCCAGATCGAGACCAGCCAGTCCATCGTCGCCTCCGACGGCACCGCCACGGTCGCCCGGATGATCGAGGCCTCCAGGGGCCGCGCCACCGGCCTGCACTACGGCACCTTCGACTACAGCGCCTGCGTCGGCGTCTCCGCCGCGTACCAGTCGAGCGACCACCCCGCCGCCGACCACGCGAAGGCGATCATGCAGGTCGCGGCCGCCGGCACCGGCGTACGCGTCTCCGACGGCTCGACCAACGTCCTGCCGATCGGCACCACCGAGCACGTCCACGAGGCCTGGAAGCTGCACTACGGCCTGACCCGCCGCGCCCTGGCCCGCGCCTACTACCAGGGCTGGGACATGCACCCGGCACACCTGCCGACCCGCTACGCGGCCGTCTTCACCTTCTACCGCGAGGGCCTGGAGGCCGCCGCCGCGCGCCTGAAGGCGTACGTCGCCAAGATCGAGGGCGACGTGATGGACGAGCCGGCCACCGCCAAGGCCCTGGCCGGCTACCTGGTCCGCGGGCTCGACTGCGGCGCGGTGGGCACCGACGAGGTCACCGCCCTCACCGGCCTGACCCGCGCGGAACTGGACGCCTTCGCCATCCCGCGCCGCTCGGCCACCCTGACGGCCAACTGA
- a CDS encoding MBL fold metallo-hydrolase gives MDLVEVLPNRLHMLRFPIGQAYLWQDGEALTLIDAGHAGSADRIEQAIRSLGLAPERLERIVLTHCHRDHVGAAGELAARWGARVLAHRLDAPVIRGERPMPEPVLLDWEIPLYAHGLTVPEAPPTRVDHEVGDGEALGFGDGAYVVHAPGHTDGSIGIHLPRHGVLFTGDCVAAVGPLMLGVFNVDRARAIATFRRLAALEPSIACFGHGDPLTEDTAQALAKAAHEAAASG, from the coding sequence ATGGATCTTGTCGAAGTACTGCCGAACCGGCTCCACATGCTCCGCTTCCCCATCGGCCAGGCCTATCTCTGGCAGGACGGCGAAGCCCTCACCCTGATCGACGCGGGCCATGCCGGATCCGCCGACCGCATCGAGCAGGCGATCCGTTCCCTCGGGCTGGCGCCCGAGCGGCTGGAGCGGATCGTCCTCACGCACTGCCACCGCGACCACGTCGGGGCGGCGGGTGAGCTCGCCGCCCGCTGGGGTGCGCGGGTGCTGGCGCACCGCCTGGACGCGCCGGTGATCCGGGGCGAGCGGCCGATGCCCGAACCGGTGCTGCTGGACTGGGAGATCCCGCTGTACGCGCACGGCCTGACCGTCCCCGAGGCCCCGCCCACCCGGGTCGACCACGAGGTGGGGGACGGGGAGGCGCTGGGCTTCGGGGACGGGGCGTACGTCGTCCACGCCCCCGGCCACACGGACGGCAGCATAGGGATCCACCTTCCGCGCCACGGCGTGCTGTTCACGGGTGACTGCGTCGCCGCCGTCGGCCCGCTGATGCTGGGCGTCTTCAACGTGGACCGCGCCCGGGCGATCGCCACCTTCCGGCGCCTGGCCGCGCTCGAGCCGTCGATCGCCTGCTTCGGCCACGGCGATCCGCTGACGGAGGACACGGCGCAGGCCCTCGCGAAGGCGGCGCACGAGGCGGCCGCTTCCGGCTGA
- a CDS encoding dipeptidase codes for MSQNPIAETIASLMPRAKQELTELVAFQSVADWAQFPKSESEAAANWVADALRVEGFQDVALLDTPDGTQSVYGFLPGPEGAPTVLLYAHYDVQPPLDDAAWTSPAFELTERDGRWYGRGSADCKGGFIMHLLALRALKANGGVPVSVKVIVEGSEEQGTGGLQQYAEAHPELLAADTIVIGDAGNFRLGLPTVTATLRGMCLVKVKIDTLGGNLHSGMFGGAAPDALAALIRVLDSLRAADGSTTVDGLASDEVWDGLQYPEADFRADAKVLDGVELIGEGTIADRLWARPAVTVLGIDCPPVVGATPSVHASAGALISLRVPPGVDTAAAVKLLQAHLEAHTPWKARLELEVVGQGQPFQADTDSPAYASMRTALEAAYPGQEMQISGMGGSIPLCNTLTSLYPEAEMLLIGLSEPEAQIHAVNESVSPQELERLSVAEALFLVNYAESKRA; via the coding sequence ATGTCCCAGAATCCGATCGCCGAGACCATCGCCTCGCTGATGCCCCGCGCCAAGCAGGAGCTGACCGAGCTGGTGGCCTTCCAGTCGGTGGCGGACTGGGCGCAGTTCCCCAAGAGCGAGAGCGAGGCCGCCGCGAACTGGGTGGCCGACGCCCTGCGCGTCGAGGGCTTCCAGGACGTGGCGCTGCTCGACACCCCCGACGGCACCCAGTCGGTCTACGGCTTCCTGCCCGGCCCCGAGGGCGCGCCGACCGTGCTGCTCTACGCGCACTACGACGTCCAGCCGCCGCTCGACGACGCGGCCTGGACCTCCCCGGCCTTCGAGCTGACCGAGCGCGACGGCCGCTGGTACGGGCGCGGCTCGGCCGACTGCAAGGGCGGGTTCATCATGCACCTGCTGGCGCTGCGCGCGCTGAAGGCCAACGGCGGTGTGCCCGTGAGCGTGAAGGTGATCGTCGAGGGCTCGGAGGAGCAGGGCACCGGCGGCCTCCAGCAGTACGCCGAGGCGCACCCGGAGCTGCTGGCCGCCGACACCATCGTCATCGGCGACGCGGGCAACTTCCGCCTCGGCCTGCCGACGGTGACGGCCACCCTGCGCGGCATGTGCCTGGTCAAGGTGAAGATCGACACGCTGGGCGGCAACCTGCACTCGGGCATGTTCGGCGGCGCCGCCCCCGACGCGCTTGCCGCGCTGATCCGCGTACTCGACTCGCTGCGCGCGGCGGACGGTTCGACGACCGTGGACGGGCTGGCCTCGGACGAGGTGTGGGACGGTCTGCAGTACCCGGAGGCGGACTTCCGCGCCGACGCGAAGGTCCTGGACGGGGTCGAGCTCATCGGCGAGGGCACGATCGCGGACCGGCTGTGGGCCCGCCCGGCCGTCACGGTCCTCGGCATCGACTGCCCGCCGGTGGTCGGCGCGACGCCGTCCGTGCACGCGAGCGCCGGCGCTCTTATCAGCCTGCGGGTGCCGCCGGGCGTGGACACCGCGGCGGCCGTCAAGCTGCTGCAGGCCCACCTGGAGGCGCACACCCCGTGGAAGGCGCGCCTCGAGCTCGAGGTCGTCGGCCAGGGCCAGCCGTTCCAGGCGGACACCGACAGTCCGGCGTACGCGTCGATGCGCACGGCCCTGGAGGCCGCCTACCCCGGCCAGGAGATGCAGATCAGCGGCATGGGCGGGTCGATCCCGCTGTGCAACACGCTGACGTCCCTGTACCCGGAGGCGGAGATGCTGCTGATCGGGCTGAGCGAGCCGGAGGCGCAGATCCACGCGGTCAACGAGAGCGTGTCGCCGCAGGAGCTGGAGCGCCTGTCGGTGGCGGAGGCCCTCTTCCTCGTCAACTACGCGGAGTCCAAGCGCGCCTGA
- a CDS encoding NUDIX hydrolase encodes MIVWINGTFSAGKTSTARELTGILPDSTLFDPEFIGDALRVLLPPKRLAEVTDYQDLPSWRRLVVDTAAAMLAELGGVLVVPMTLLRQDYRDEIFGGLAARRISVRHVLLAPEETILRERIATREEPGEPAEVDLRVRRWAYDHIPVYQQALGWLTGDAHVIDNGVLTPRETAERIAEAVRSETAKVCDIVQTPEPTRETVAAGVLLFDEQDRVLLVDPTYKAGWEFPGGVVEAGEAPAAAGVREVAEELGVVLDRTPGLLVVDWEPPQPPGYGGLRLLFDGGRLSDEATARLRLPGPELRAWRFVTEAEAAGLLPQHRYERLRWALRARERGRPLYLEAGVPTG; translated from the coding sequence GTGATTGTCTGGATCAACGGCACCTTCAGCGCCGGAAAGACCAGCACGGCCCGCGAACTGACCGGAATCCTGCCGGACAGCACCCTGTTCGACCCGGAGTTCATCGGCGACGCGCTGCGCGTGCTGCTGCCGCCCAAACGGCTGGCGGAGGTCACCGACTACCAGGACCTCCCGAGCTGGCGGCGGTTGGTGGTGGACACGGCCGCGGCGATGCTCGCCGAACTGGGCGGGGTGCTCGTCGTGCCGATGACGCTGCTGCGCCAGGACTATCGGGACGAGATCTTCGGCGGGTTGGCGGCTCGGCGGATCTCGGTGCGCCATGTGTTGCTGGCCCCTGAGGAAACGATCCTTCGGGAGCGGATCGCGACACGGGAGGAACCCGGGGAGCCCGCGGAGGTCGACCTCCGGGTCCGCCGGTGGGCGTACGACCACATCCCGGTCTACCAGCAGGCCCTCGGCTGGCTGACCGGCGACGCGCACGTCATCGACAACGGCGTGCTGACCCCGCGGGAGACGGCGGAGCGCATCGCCGAGGCCGTCCGCTCGGAGACGGCGAAGGTCTGCGACATCGTGCAGACCCCCGAGCCCACCCGGGAGACGGTGGCGGCCGGGGTGCTGCTCTTCGACGAGCAGGACCGGGTGCTGCTGGTGGATCCGACGTACAAGGCGGGCTGGGAGTTCCCGGGCGGAGTCGTCGAAGCGGGCGAGGCACCCGCGGCCGCGGGCGTACGGGAGGTCGCGGAGGAACTGGGCGTCGTACTGGACCGGACGCCCGGGCTGCTGGTGGTCGACTGGGAGCCGCCCCAGCCGCCCGGCTACGGCGGGCTGCGCCTGCTCTTCGACGGCGGCCGGCTCTCGGACGAGGCGACGGCCCGGCTCCGGCTGCCCGGCCCGGAACTGCGGGCCTGGCGCTTCGTCACGGAGGCCGAGGCCGCCGGTCTGCTCCCGCAGCACCGCTACGAACGCCTGCGCTGGGCCCTGCGCGCCCGCGAACGCGGCCGCCCCCTCTACCTGGAGGCGGGCGTCCCCACCGGCTGA
- a CDS encoding electron transfer flavoprotein subunit alpha/FixB family protein — protein MAEVLVYVDHVDGAVRKPTLELLTLARRIGEPVAVALGAGADATAAVLAEHGAVKVLTADAPEFTEYLVVPKVDALQAAYDAVSPAAVLVPSSAEGKEIAARLAVRIGSGIITDAIDLEAGDEGPVATQSAFAASFTTKSRVSKGTPVITVKPNSAPVEAAPAAGAVEALAVTFGALATGTKVTGRTPRESTGRPELTEAAIVVSGGRGVNGAENFHVIEDLADSLGAAVGASRAAVDAGWYPHSNQVGQTGKSVSPQLYIASGISGAIQHRAGMQTSKTIVAINKDAEAPIFDLVDYGVVGDLFAVVPQLTDEIKARKG, from the coding sequence ATGGCTGAAGTTCTCGTCTACGTCGACCACGTGGACGGCGCCGTCCGCAAGCCCACCCTCGAGCTGCTGACGCTGGCCCGCCGCATCGGCGAGCCCGTCGCCGTCGCCCTGGGCGCCGGTGCCGACGCCACCGCCGCCGTGCTCGCCGAGCACGGCGCGGTCAAGGTCCTCACCGCCGACGCCCCCGAGTTCACCGAGTACCTCGTGGTACCGAAGGTGGACGCGCTCCAGGCCGCGTACGACGCGGTGTCCCCGGCCGCGGTGCTCGTCCCGTCCTCCGCCGAGGGCAAGGAGATCGCCGCGCGCCTGGCCGTCCGCATCGGCTCCGGCATCATCACCGACGCCATCGACCTGGAGGCGGGTGACGAGGGTCCGGTCGCGACGCAGTCCGCCTTCGCCGCGTCGTTCACCACCAAGTCCCGCGTCTCCAAGGGCACTCCGGTCATCACCGTGAAGCCGAACTCGGCTCCGGTCGAGGCCGCCCCGGCCGCCGGCGCCGTCGAGGCGCTCGCCGTCACCTTCGGCGCCCTGGCCACCGGCACCAAGGTCACCGGTCGCACCCCGCGCGAGTCGACCGGCCGCCCCGAGCTGACCGAGGCCGCGATCGTCGTCTCCGGCGGCCGTGGCGTCAACGGTGCCGAGAACTTCCACGTCATCGAGGACCTCGCGGACTCCCTCGGTGCGGCCGTCGGTGCCTCGCGCGCCGCCGTGGACGCCGGCTGGTACCCGCACTCCAACCAGGTCGGCCAGACCGGCAAGTCGGTCTCCCCGCAGCTGTACATCGCCTCCGGTATCTCGGGCGCGATCCAGCACCGGGCCGGCATGCAGACCTCGAAGACCATCGTGGCCATCAACAAGGACGCCGAGGCCCCGATCTTCGACCTCGTCGACTACGGCGTCGTCGGCGACCTCTTCGCCGTCGTCCCGCAGCTGACCGACGAGATCAAGGCGCGCAAGGGCTAG
- a CDS encoding LacI family DNA-binding transcriptional regulator has translation MKDVASQAGVGLKTVSRVVNGEPGVTPETERRVQQAIEALGFRRNDSARVLRKGRTATVGLVLEDLADPFYGPLNRAVEEVARAHGALLINGSSAEDPDRERELALALCARRVDGLIVIPAGDDHRYLEPEMRAGVSTVFVDRPAGRIDADVVLSDSFGGARGGVAHLIAGGHRRIGFIGDQPRIHTVAERLRGYRAAMTDAGLPVAPSWISLGSTAPERVAAAAGAMLTGPDPVTAVFAGNNRVTVTLVRVLAAHGRPVALVGFDDFELADLLRPGVTVVAQDPAALGRVATDRLFQRLAGADLTPCRIELSTRLIARGSGEIAPAN, from the coding sequence ATGAAGGACGTGGCGTCCCAGGCGGGCGTCGGCCTGAAGACGGTGTCGCGCGTGGTCAACGGTGAGCCGGGGGTGACCCCCGAGACCGAACGCCGGGTCCAGCAGGCCATCGAGGCCCTCGGCTTCCGCCGCAACGACAGTGCCCGTGTGCTGCGCAAGGGCCGTACCGCCACCGTGGGCCTGGTCCTGGAGGATCTCGCCGATCCCTTCTACGGCCCGCTGAACCGGGCGGTGGAGGAGGTGGCCCGCGCGCACGGGGCGCTGCTCATCAACGGCTCCAGCGCCGAGGATCCGGACCGGGAGCGGGAGTTGGCGCTCGCGCTGTGCGCCCGGCGGGTGGACGGGCTGATCGTGATCCCGGCCGGGGACGACCACAGGTACCTGGAGCCGGAGATGCGGGCCGGTGTGTCCACGGTGTTCGTGGACCGCCCGGCCGGGCGGATCGACGCGGACGTGGTGCTGTCGGACAGCTTCGGCGGCGCCCGGGGCGGGGTGGCCCACCTGATCGCGGGCGGCCACCGCCGGATCGGTTTCATCGGCGACCAGCCCCGCATCCACACGGTGGCGGAGCGCCTGCGCGGCTACCGCGCGGCGATGACGGACGCGGGCCTGCCGGTGGCACCGTCCTGGATCTCGCTCGGGTCCACGGCCCCGGAGCGGGTCGCCGCGGCGGCCGGGGCGATGCTCACGGGCCCGGACCCGGTGACCGCCGTCTTCGCCGGAAACAACCGGGTGACGGTGACCCTGGTACGGGTCCTCGCGGCGCACGGCCGGCCCGTGGCGCTGGTCGGCTTCGACGACTTCGAGCTGGCCGATCTGCTGCGCCCGGGCGTGACGGTGGTCGCCCAGGACCCGGCGGCCCTGGGCCGGGTGGCCACGGACCGCCTCTTCCAGCGCCTCGCGGGCGCGGACCTGACCCCGTGCCGCATCGAACTGTCGACCCGGCTGATCGCCCGGGGCTCGGGCGAGATCGCCCCTGCGAACTGA
- a CDS encoding cytochrome P450 family protein, with product MDLQGDLMKHPHDAYRHLRDTAPVQRIAGPTGEPAWLVTRYDDVRSALADPRLSLDKTNAAEGSYRGLSLPPALDANLLNMDPPDHTRIRKLVSRAFTPRRVDALRAPIRRTADGLLDVLGAEGRTDLIAAYAAPLPITVICDLLGIPDDHRKDFRAWTDELIAPDPSRPQAAKQAVGAMLAFFTELIAHKRRHPADDLLSDLITVRDSDGDRLSEDELTSLAFLILGAGYENTVQLIGNAVHALLSHPEQLARLRTDPSKLPEAVEELARYEGPALLAIRRFPTEDVTIGDVSVPAGETVLLSLSAANRDPARFSHPEQLDVDRDASGHLALGHGIHYCLGAPLARAEVEIALAALLERFSSLTLAEPEPRWRPSLRARGLLELPVEYKTARPRA from the coding sequence ATGGATCTACAGGGCGACCTCATGAAGCACCCGCACGATGCGTACCGGCACCTGCGTGACACTGCGCCGGTACAGCGCATCGCAGGGCCCACAGGCGAACCGGCATGGCTTGTCACCCGGTACGACGACGTACGCTCAGCCCTTGCGGATCCACGGCTCTCCCTCGACAAGACCAACGCCGCAGAAGGCTCGTACCGCGGCTTGTCCCTGCCGCCGGCCCTTGACGCCAACCTCCTGAACATGGATCCCCCCGACCACACCCGCATTCGCAAGCTCGTCAGCCGCGCCTTCACACCCCGCCGCGTGGACGCGCTGCGCGCCCCGATCCGGCGGACCGCGGACGGACTGCTGGACGTGCTCGGCGCGGAGGGCCGAACCGACCTCATCGCCGCATACGCCGCCCCGCTGCCGATCACCGTCATCTGCGACCTCCTCGGGATCCCGGACGACCACCGCAAGGACTTCCGCGCCTGGACCGACGAGCTGATAGCACCGGACCCCAGCCGGCCGCAGGCCGCCAAGCAGGCCGTCGGCGCCATGCTCGCCTTCTTCACCGAGCTCATCGCGCACAAGCGCCGGCACCCCGCCGACGACCTGCTCTCCGACCTGATCACGGTCCGGGACAGCGATGGCGACCGGCTCAGCGAGGACGAACTGACGTCGCTCGCCTTCCTCATCCTCGGCGCCGGATACGAGAACACCGTCCAGCTCATCGGAAACGCCGTACACGCGCTCCTGAGCCATCCCGAACAGCTGGCACGCCTCCGTACGGACCCGTCGAAGCTCCCCGAGGCAGTCGAGGAACTGGCGCGCTACGAGGGGCCGGCGCTTCTGGCGATCCGCCGCTTCCCCACCGAGGACGTGACGATCGGGGACGTGTCCGTCCCTGCCGGGGAAACCGTCCTGCTGTCGCTGTCCGCGGCCAACCGCGATCCCGCCCGCTTCTCCCACCCCGAGCAGCTCGACGTCGACCGCGACGCCTCCGGGCACCTGGCACTGGGCCACGGCATCCACTACTGCCTGGGCGCACCACTGGCCCGGGCCGAGGTCGAGATCGCGCTGGCCGCACTCCTCGAGCGGTTCAGCAGCCTGACCCTGGCCGAGCCCGAACCCCGGTGGCGACCATCCCTGCGTGCCCGAGGCCTGCTCGAGCTGCCGGTGGAGTACAAGACCGCGCGGCCGCGCGCGTAG
- a CDS encoding serine/threonine-protein kinase, producing the protein MRGALLEGRYRLERRLGAGGMGEVWQARDLRLDREVAVKVISRGVAGDHLLEERFRKEARTAAGLAHPRIVTVHDHGEVEVDGSPVLYLVMELVRGRPLTAVLRDHRSGMDPAAVIRWAVQICEGLAAAHRAGVVHRDIKPANIMVHGPAEADVTICDFGIARLAEETGTGLTATGAAIGTPAYMSPEQARGDRRIDGRSDLYSLGCMLYELLAGRPPFTGSGLSVLSQHLTGEPAPIRDLRPAVPEELERLVLELLAKEPAARPDDAQQVIDRLRKAATGARSRSRSRTVADPAPGRDTETALGTDPPPPVSAARAGTRHPIPASSVPGTRPRLLWGSLLAAAGVYTQLVFLGEWGSLTLRTLGAALLACLLAFLVSRSSADVPDEESRGVAAALTAGVLIGVLLLFWPPAPWWVGVLVLLLSGFVLLFLSHFVRGLVGALARRDPWVAWLGTESGLFNAVVFAGILAADGRAVYAAVGWGLAAWPAAALVTAVFVPRLREAQAPA; encoded by the coding sequence ATGCGGGGCGCGTTACTGGAGGGGCGTTACCGGCTGGAGCGCAGGCTCGGGGCCGGTGGGATGGGCGAGGTGTGGCAGGCCCGGGACCTGCGGCTCGACCGGGAGGTCGCGGTCAAGGTGATCTCCCGCGGCGTGGCCGGTGACCACCTCCTGGAGGAGCGGTTCCGCAAAGAGGCCCGCACGGCCGCGGGTCTGGCCCATCCCCGGATCGTGACCGTCCACGACCACGGCGAGGTCGAGGTCGACGGCAGCCCGGTGCTCTACCTCGTGATGGAGCTGGTGCGGGGGCGGCCCCTGACCGCCGTGCTGCGCGACCACCGCTCGGGCATGGACCCCGCCGCCGTGATCCGGTGGGCGGTCCAGATCTGCGAGGGCCTGGCCGCGGCACACCGGGCCGGCGTGGTCCACCGGGACATCAAACCGGCCAACATCATGGTCCACGGGCCCGCCGAGGCCGACGTCACCATCTGCGACTTCGGCATCGCCCGCCTCGCGGAGGAGACCGGGACCGGTCTGACGGCCACCGGCGCGGCCATCGGCACGCCGGCCTACATGTCCCCGGAACAGGCGCGCGGCGACCGTCGCATCGACGGCCGCAGCGACCTGTACTCCCTCGGCTGCATGCTGTACGAACTGCTCGCCGGCCGGCCGCCGTTCACCGGCTCCGGGCTGTCGGTGCTCTCGCAGCACCTCACCGGTGAGCCCGCCCCGATCAGGGACCTCCGGCCCGCGGTGCCCGAGGAGCTGGAACGGCTGGTGCTGGAGCTGCTGGCCAAGGAGCCCGCGGCACGACCGGACGACGCGCAGCAGGTGATCGACCGGTTGCGCAAGGCGGCGACCGGTGCCCGCTCCAGGTCCCGCTCCCGGACGGTGGCCGATCCGGCGCCCGGGCGCGACACCGAGACCGCCCTGGGAACCGATCCGCCTCCGCCGGTGTCCGCCGCGCGCGCCGGGACCCGCCACCCGATTCCGGCCTCGTCGGTACCCGGAACCCGGCCGCGGCTCCTGTGGGGCTCCCTGCTCGCCGCCGCCGGGGTGTACACCCAGCTCGTCTTCCTCGGCGAATGGGGCTCGCTGACCCTCCGGACGCTCGGTGCCGCACTGCTCGCCTGCCTGCTGGCCTTCCTCGTCTCCAGGAGTTCCGCCGATGTGCCCGACGAGGAGAGCCGGGGAGTCGCGGCGGCGCTGACGGCCGGTGTCCTCATCGGTGTGCTGCTGCTGTTCTGGCCGCCGGCCCCGTGGTGGGTGGGGGTGCTGGTCCTGCTCCTGTCGGGGTTCGTGCTGCTGTTCCTGTCCCACTTCGTCCGGGGGCTGGTCGGCGCGCTGGCCCGGCGGGACCCCTGGGTGGCCTGGCTCGGCACGGAGTCCGGGCTGTTCAACGCGGTGGTGTTCGCCGGCATCCTGGCGGCCGACGGCCGAGCCGTCTACGCGGCGGTGGGCTGGGGGCTGGCGGCGTGGCCGGCCGCCGCCCTCGTCACGGCCGTCTTCGTTCCCCGCCTGCGGGAGGCACAGGCCCCGGCCTGA